Within the Pelagovum pacificum genome, the region CAAGTGCTCGGCGCCGTAGATCTCGGGCGTCTCCGACAGGATGGTCGTGCCGCCGTGACGCACCAGCAGGTCCGACGCGAGGCCGAGCGCCGGGTTCGCGGTGATCCCCGAATAGCCGTCCGAGCCGCCGCACTGCATCGCCAGCGTCAGCTCCGACGCGGGCACCGTCTCGCGCTTTGCGGTATTCACCAGCGGCAGCATCTCCTTGATGATCTCGACGCCGGCCTCGACCGTCTTGCGGGTGCCGCCGACCTCCTGGATCGTCAGCGTGCGGAAGGTCGGGCCCTCCTCCGTCGTGTAGGCCTCCTTCAGCTTGGGGATCTGGAACCCCTCGCAGCCGAGCCCGACGACCAGTGCGCCGCCCATGTTCGGGTTGCTCGCGTAACCCCAGACCGTGCGGCGCAGAACGGTGAAGATCGAGCCGGAGCCGTCCACGATACAGCCGTTCGCCTGTTTCAGTGCGATGATGCCGTCGACGTTCGGGTAATCGTCGAGGATGCCGGACCGCTCGATCTGCTCGACGATCAGACCGGCCACGGTGGTCGAACAGTTCACCGAGGTCAGCACGCCGATGTAGTTGCGGGTCCCCGCCTTGCCGTTCGCCCGGCGGTAGCCCTGGAACGTCGCGCGGTCGGCTTCGGCGACGTGGTCGGTCGGCTTCGCCTCGCTGCCGATCGCGTAGTCGAGCTCAGTCGTGCCCATCCCCACGTTGTGTTCATGCACCCAGGCGCCGGCGGGGATCGCCTCCTTGGCGATACCGATCGACTGTCCGTATTTGCGCAGCTGTCCCCCTTCGGGCACGTCAGCCAGCGCGATCTTGTGGCCGCGCGGCACGCGCTGCGTGGCGATCAGGCCCGACGGCAGGCGGTCGCCCGCGTCGATCATGCGGATGGCCACGGCCACGTTGTCGGCCTCGTTCAGGATCAGCACCTCGGCGGGCGCCGTTGTCGTGTCGTCTTGCATGTCTGCTCCTCCGGCGCGGGCGGGGGTCCGCTCCGCGCGTCGACGTCACCCTAATCCTCCTCAGGGTCGGCTTCCACCTCGTCCGTCGGGAAGGCGCGACATCTCCGCGCTTGCCCGCCCGCGTGCGCGACGCGTAGAGAGCGGACATGCGCGCGTTGTCCCGCCTCCTCGTCCTTGCCCTGCTGCTGGCGGGACTGGTCCTGCCGAAGGCCGGGGCCGCGTTGTCCGTGTTCGGACATGGCACCGTCATCGTCATCTGCACCGGTCACGGGCTTGAGACCATCCGGCTCGGTCCCGACGGAGAGCCG harbors:
- a CDS encoding UxaA family hydrolase, encoding MQDDTTTAPAEVLILNEADNVAVAIRMIDAGDRLPSGLIATQRVPRGHKIALADVPEGGQLRKYGQSIGIAKEAIPAGAWVHEHNVGMGTTELDYAIGSEAKPTDHVAEADRATFQGYRRANGKAGTRNYIGVLTSVNCSTTVAGLIVEQIERSGILDDYPNVDGIIALKQANGCIVDGSGSIFTVLRRTVWGYASNPNMGGALVVGLGCEGFQIPKLKEAYTTEEGPTFRTLTIQEVGGTRKTVEAGVEIIKEMLPLVNTAKRETVPASELTLAMQCGGSDGYSGITANPALGLASDLLVRHGGTTILSETPEIYGAEHLLTRRAARPEVGEKLIERIRWWEDYTARNNMEMNNNPSPGNKLGGLTTILEKSLGAVAKGGSAELSAVYEYAEPITEKGFVFMDTPGYDPVSATGQVAGGANVMCFTTGRGSAYGCKPCPSIKIATNTPMYDKMLDDMDLNAGDVLDGVSLEEKGRQIFEAILRVASGERTKSEQWGYGANEFVPWHIGAVV